From Periophthalmus magnuspinnatus isolate fPerMag1 chromosome 1, fPerMag1.2.pri, whole genome shotgun sequence:
TAAATCCTATGTGTATAACAGattaagtaaaaaagaaaaaaaacaactttgtctgCTCTACTTCAGGAAAAGCTCAACCAGGTCCAAAAAGCTGATGTTGTTACCTGCAGGGCCAGTCTGAACCCAGTATCTTTGTCCTTCACACAGCCCATCAGGAGGTAGTGAAATGTCTCCTGAGTCGCAACATGGCCGTTCTCCAGCATCTCCTATACTCAGACACAATGGACAGTTTTAATAAAGTGTTCCATCAGTATCCacatatatgtacagtatatccatGTGTGTACCCTGAGAGTGTGCAGGCAGGCTTGGAGATGGTTAGTGACCGCATGGGCTTTAAGGAGAGCATGGTACGTGATGGTGCTGAGGGGGTAGTTTTTACGACGCAGTTCCTGTTCCAGCTTCAGAGCCTGGTGGAGCCCAGCCTCTTTAGATGAACACTCGGCGCAGGCATTAAACAGAGCCGTGTAGGTCGCATCCAAAGGCTTCAGGCCACGCTTTTTCATCTTTGAAGGAAAGGAAGTTTAagagtaatttttttgtttttaaattattatgtaaaataagtatttctaatgcattttattacCATTTGCAATTCATGTTATGACCAGTTACCAGCAGCAAGTCTAAACCAGTCTACTAAATATTAATTATAACCAATAGTGTGtcaaataaagtcaaatttaaGTAAAAAGGGTGACTTAGACTGTTTTACTACAAGACACCTCACCCACATTGGCCATGCAtcaatgtggtgtgtgagtgatgtGCTGGCAGCCACACTTCTATCAAATGcatcattactattattatatacTACTACCCGATTACAAAAATGAACTACTGGCTGTTGTATACATTTTCAAGAATAACTACATCCTCGGGCCTCATATgcctttttgtgtatttttcctgCTTTCCACAGCTTGCCTAAAAAGTTGTAAGTCTGAAGTGATATTAAGTAGCATACATCATTATAGAGTTTGAAAGCCTTCTTGAGCTGCCCGACGCGTCCACAGCCTCCGATCAGCACACTATAGTTGAACTCCTCAGGCTGCAGCCTCTCTCCCTGCAACATGTCTCCACTGAACAGGTCCAGGGCCTCCTGGAGCTGGGACAGGAACACAAAGTCAAAAGACAGAAATgctaaaatattttacaaactAGATGTGAAAGTTtaagggtgcgttcacacttgtactggtttagtcctgatgtagacgtGTTTTGGTTatgttctagtccttgtttagtcctggtccaagtTTAGTTgtaggtttagtcccaattctgtgtgtgcaagtgtgaacataAGACACTGGACAAGAACAAGAACTAACAATTATTTCAATAGTTACCTTGTCAGAGTTACATTTTCCAATTAGTCAACTAGtcaaacaattatttctattgtgcattggattttttaaaaatggtgACTGAAGGTTTCTAGATggatatttacacaaaaatgtatactgatgaaaatatgaaattgttcttcttttttttaacatttggaTTTGATAAAGGCATGGCAActtgtcattttgtttattcatgGAGAAACCCCAGATCTTACCTTTCCCTCTTTAATCAGCTTCTTGCACTGTAGAAAGTACCAGTAAGGCGTATtcactctcctctgcctcctcaccATCTTCTGTGCATCTCCCCGGTCtacatcctcctcctcatcctccggGTATCGCAAGTCCTCAAGGTACGGGCTGCTTTTTCTGTAAGACCTACGAGAAGACAGGGGCCCAGACAGCAAACCGAACCCCGTCTCCTCCTGCTGCGGGTCGGACTCCTGAGGTGCGGCTCTCCCTGGTGGGTCCGCGGCCGAGATGGATAGCGTTCTTGTGGGTACAGATCCTGACATGAGCCGGTGATTGGGCAGGAGGAGGCCGATGGTAGGAGCCAGTGCCCAGGCTCCTCGTGTCCCCTGATCTGACCTCGTCACAGCTCCGTGTAAAGTCTTAACACCCAGAGCGATCAGAACAGACTGCCCGCTCCCATTACGCACACAACGCACCACGGAATAAAACATGGTCAGAAAaatgtaaaggaaaaaaactTATAAAGATTACGCTTCACACACTAGTCACTCGACTGACAGGGCGACGCCATATTGTTTACTAAACAGGGAAGGCAAAACTAGTAGAGTGCAGAGTTGGATGAAAGCTGCGCTGGTTTTCATTGCGTAAACTAGTTTGAAAATCGATTGTAATTCCTGCGTGGAAACATGTTCTCATAAAatgaattatttacattttctttcaaatgtagttTGTAACTCTTGTATAACATGTTTAGGGCAGATATTTATCCCCTTTCACTGGCTTTTAACATTTGTATTTAATATATGTCTTTAGATTTAATCTTGTTTATACGCAAAGTTTGAATACTTAATAACTTTACTTGTGTCTTAGAATgtctatgttttaatatttgcattGTGCATAGTGATCTGCTTTGGCTCTAATTGTTTGGTATGTTATGTTGTGTTGGTATGTTATgttagtttattcagacacacacagaaaataaataaaacattgtcacagtcacatacacatatatagaatttgttcattgtgtctGAAAGGCATAGGCTGAAGCAAAGCTTATTTATGCCTGCCTGTTTCCACAtctaaagaaaaacatacagtatacaacaaaagaaatacatttgtttttatattcttacaATTAACTctggatttatatttgtatatataataatcattagtagtccttttttatcctgatcatagatgttatttttaatcatcaaaatattattattattattactattttgttttcctattacataattcatattatgtagtagacaaagtttatactatgttctttaatgttcagttcagttgtcatagtaagttatactattgctctatatttttctagaatttttaatttatacattttcttaaatactttgattgatgtgcagctttttaattcattgtccAAACAATTCCATAAGTTAACCCCTGTGACTGAGAtgcacatagatttttttgtagttcttgccATAGTTGTTTGGAAGATGCCAGTTCCCCTCAGGTTATAGCGACTCTCTCTAGGTCTGAACAGCTCCTGGATACAGTGTGGGAGCATGTGGTTATGGGCCTTATACATAACAACTGCTGTATTAAATTCAACCAGATcctttagttttaatgtttttagtttaataaagagTGGGTTGGTGGCTGCATAATATTCTGCCTGATTGACAATCCTAATCGCtttcttttgaagtaaaaatagaggATTCATGTTCGATTTATAATTGTTCCCCCATATTTCCACACAATAATTAAGGTATGGAaggaaaagagaacaatataatataaacagtgatttttgatttaaaatagttttcattttacacattacagcaatagtttttgatatttttgtttttacattatttatatgtaCTTTCCAGCTTATTTTACTATCGATGGTGATACCTAAAAATTTTGTTTCATAcactctttctatttctatatcattaattttaattttaatttgtttggaAATTTGTCTATTCCCAAAGAGTATATATTTGgttttacttaagttaagtGATAGTTTGTTAATATCaaaccatttcttaattattttgagCTCATTTTCCACTGTATCCAGAAGTTGATCTAAGTCTCTTCCTGAGCAGTACAGACTggtatcatctgcaaacaaaatacactttagGTTTTTCAGTATGTCACATACATCATTTATATACATAATGAACAATTTTGGTCCCAAAATGGAACCTTGTGGAACTCCGTGTGTAATCGTCTTTTTATCTGAGTTAAAATTGTTCATATGCACATACTGATGTCGGTTACTAAGATAACTATTTAACCAGGTGAGTGCAGTGCCTCTGACACCATACCTTTCCATTTTTTTCAAGAGTATTTtatgatcaatggtgtcaaaggcCTTGCTTAAGTCTATGAAGACTCCAACTGTGTATTGTTTGTTGTCCGTTGCTGTTGCTATCTCTTCCACTAGTGCCATGACTGCCATCGAAGTGGACCTGTTTGATCGAAACCCATACTGATGGTTACTTAATAAGTTATTTTTCTCAATAAAACTATCAAGCCTTACTGCAAACagtttttctaatatttttgaaaattgcgAGAGTAATGAGATGGGTCTATAATTAGTGAACAGGTGTCGgtcaccatttttaaatattggaaTTACCTTGgctgttttcattttacttGGGAAGATGCCGGTTGTAAAGGATTGATTACAGATGTAAGTAAAAGGTTTAACTATACAGTGTATGATGTCTTTAatcaataacatatttatatcagagCAGTCAGTAgatttcttatttttaaatgttcttactatttgtataatttcatcTTCGTGTACATTCCTTACAAACATAGAATTTGTATTTCGTTGAATAATCTCCTCATTTAACCCTTCCTTTTCTCTGGGCTCTATAATTTCATTTGCAAGGGTGGGCCctacatttacaaaaaagttattaaattAATTTGTCAGTTCTTTGATTTTATCTATTATTATACCGTTCTTGACAAAATGGTTTGGGTATTGGGCTTTTTCAGTCCCCTTTCTAATTATTCTGTTTAGTATTTTCCAAGTCTCTTGGATATTAGATCTATGCTGTTCCAATTTTTTATGATAGTAATCccttttatttaatcttataATATTcgttaatgtatttttgtatgtttgtgtattctATATTTGGTGTATGACATTTTGCCCTgctgtaacatatttaaagtggtttataaataaagtttgtacgatatataatattttaaatacttCAATCATGTCCAACAGTGGCTCAGGTGGTAGAGAGTGCATACCACCATTGCAAGCCCAAGGTATCTGAGCCTTAGTCTACTTATTATCACCAATACAACACACTTACTTTTTGCATATTTGCTAGTGCAGTGTCTAACGCATAAATTGGTTTGGACTATAAAGTAGCAACATTTAACAACACCTGTATTGAAATTGTAAACTTTATTCACTTTAGCACCTTAGTTGAGCACCAATCATCATATTGAGGGTCTTGTACAGAGTTAGTACGGTGACAAATGTGGAGGCTGGGCGACATGACTCTGAAACAAGGTAACTGTGTCGAGCAGTGTTAGTGGGATATCCCTGATGACCGAAGGCAGATCCTCGTGGTGTAAGGGGTAGATGACCACGCTCAGGGCCGGACGCTCAGCTGAAAACCTAACACAAAATCATACATGATTTACAatgctatacaaatatttacaatcaTCAAAGTTGGGTAGAATAACCaatatttgtactcaagtaaagtaacTTATAGATATTACTTGAGAAGAAGTAAAAAGAAGTGACCCAAATGGTTAGAAAAGTTACTCAGATTTATGATCTATAAGTTAATGTaattagaaaaaacattaaataatgcacaaattcTGGTATTTTCCCAAAGAATGGACAGCAAAATTCCGACACTAATCATATCTGAAGTTAAGGAGCTGAGTGCACCAGCTGGTCTTAAATTGAGACAGTCCtaactagggatgcactgatccagctttttcagttctgataaaGCTATAGTTTCAAAATCTgtaagtaaattaaaataaaataagacaatgtgtcatttatctctcaagtaactactgaacagctttatatataaatcaaaattcaagcattatgaaactttctgggccaactatgACCAGTAAGTTGTCTCATTACATaaatttatatgtccaaccagcaTATCAATTTAAACAATATTCGATatagcaaatttttcagtatcagcaccgatatccaataccagtatcgGATCATTGTATCCCTAATCCTAACTCTGGGCTTAGCAACATCTGACATAGTGAACTGAGTTAGTACTTAGTGCACCAGCTCAAGGTAAGTCCAGTTGTAACTGCTCCTGTTTGTAGCCTGCACGTTCACGAGAAAATGGGGGATCCTGTACTTGTTAACTGCATCCATTAAATGGAATTGTCCTATTAATCTATTAGAAGGAACTGCATAAAGCTAGTTGTAAAATTTACTTGCAAATAAATAGCAAGGCAAACATATTTCTCATCTGTCCATCTCTATTTGCACAGCATTAAATGATCTGTTGGTGTCAGACCTTGTCACAATAAAGCTGCTTCTGTAGCTGGAATACCCACAGCAGCCAGCACTAAGAGCCCATGAGAGAGTGGGGTGAGAGTCACCACAGGAGCAGACAAAGCGCCGGTGGCCTGTGGCACTCGCTCAGAGGGCTTAAGTCTAGATGATGCACTAGTCGTAACTACAGGTTGCTGTAACTTTCAGGTTTAAGTCAGATGTAGGGTTAAGAGCAGCCTTATGACCACCTGGTGCACTAGGCTCAAGGTGTCAGAAGCACAACTGTTTGAACTATTTaatatgtcaaaataaaacatttgtcacTTGTACttgctcacagtgggaagagtaatcaAAACTtcttctcaagtaagagtacttttacttcaaactaaataagTAATAGTAAAGCAAAGTTTTTTTCCCCAGTCTTACCTTTCTATCAGTGTTTTCTGCAGAGTACGACAAGCCACCAGAGTCCCTCCCATGAACAGATGGCACATGACCACAAGGCGGCACCGCTCCATGAAGCTCTCTATGGCGGAGGGGTCAAAAGTCCCACTGCGGGAGATCAGGCAGAGACGACGCAGGAGGGGGCAGCACGACAAGGCTTCAAAGAACGCACTGTTGGCACTCAAGTATGGCTGCTCTAATCTACAAAAGAAGATAAAGTGTAAAAACAATTATGATCCAAAGTAGTCAATATACTCAATGTAACAAGGCCTAAATGTATGAAGTtgtaatgtgtaacttttttgtgtgCCTGTCTGTCACCTTCTGGGTGTGAGGATTGTGTGGGAATTTTCCTCAGCTTAGCGGATACTGGAGGCATGCGCCACACAAACTCCAAATTTATAAAACCGTCCATGAGCACTCCACCATGCTATCTGTGCTTTATAAAGCTCACCAGCAGCTGGAAAACTGCTCACACAAACCCGTCACCTGTCACGCCACGCCCTCTCCACACCTCCAATTCACCATAAAAGGACCATGCAAAGTGACTCATGAATGAGATTTACCTAAACATGAGCCGATAATGACTGTGCTTGACCGAGACAGTCACAGTGCTTCATTAAACCTAAGCCTCACTCATGTGCTCCATCTGAGGGGAGGGTTTTCTCTCAGGTCCCATCATTATTTCATCCTCTCCGTGTTGGGTCAcagccatagactatatatatgtCTATATCTATGACCATGCACAAGAGCATACAGCTTCAAATGCATAATATTGTTGAGAATAATGAGCAAATTGGCTAACACCTGCTTAAATGAGGAAATTTGAATGTCATTATTTTATAAGATGTATCTTCTGATAATTTCCCGATCAAATCCTGATCTTCACTTCAACTCCTCTCCACGAGTGCAATATAAAAaccctgtaattgaataaatgtaagacatACAAGTTTAactgcatactgtggaacatttcgacCAAAACAATAACAGTTAATGGAAACAAGTAGATGAGGGACCCTCAACCAACAAAGTTAAATAATTTCTAAAAAGAAATGTGTCAATAAACATTTAAGTTAGAGAATTTCAATTCTGAAAACGAATATCCTAGGATATACACTTCATTAAAATGGGTATTCTCACCTGAGTTCTTGCAGTTGTGTGCAGTGTCTAAGCGTCTCCTGTAGAGCTGGAGCATAGTTCATTGTCTTAACCGCTCCGATGTTGGCCAGTGACAACACTTTCAAGTTCTTACAATGTTTGGCCATGTGTACCAGCCCTGTCCCTTTCAGAATCCCCGGCAGTCCAGCCAAAGTCAGGCATCTCAATCTTTTTAGGCCCTCCAGAGCTGCTATGTGTGCATCTCCCACTCCCCTCGCCCAAGCGCACATTCCACGGGGTTCTACACTGCTGCGAGTGCACGGCTCCAGTCTGGGAAGAActgaaacaaaaccaggaccaatgaTCTCCAGTGCCTCTAAAGTCGTACACCCCATTGTCAGCTGGGCTAATCCTGAAGTACTGTCCACTGAGGAGGATTGTCCCAAGTCTGGTTTGTAATTCTGAAGGCCTACTCTTCCAGATTTCTTTAAGCCAAGTAAAAGTGATGACGGAGAATTAGTGTTCGAGCTGTTATTTGAATTTACTCCATCTGAAAGTGCACATGCGGGTAAAGTAAGCGAACATAATTTTCTCAAATTAGCCAAACTAGAGCCCAAATGCATTTCATTATTCAAACCGGGTGTCTTTTCATGGTGATAGTGAGTGTGCATCAAGTTTAAGTGCTTTAAATTTGAGCAGCCGATTGCCAATCGACTCATAGTGGAGGCTAGTAGCTGGTCGTCAATGTTTCGGCAGTCGGAGTACAAAACGTGATTTATTCCACTCAGGTTTAAGCTAGAGAGCTGGGTAGGATCGGTTACTCCTCCTTCCAGAAGCAATTGGAAAACTTGGGGCCACAGCGCAGGGCACCGGCTGAAGCTCAGATGGTGAGGGCTGTTTCCCCCTAGAGCTAGCTTCAGCGAGGGGGGGTCCAGCCATGTCCTAGGTAGCTGAAGGGCCTCCAGGTCACCCCTCTGTCCCAAGCTCTGGGCCAGGGTCCGAGCAGAGGGCCAATGGGCGGGGTTCGGCCCAGGGATCGACACCAGGAAGACTCGGAGACGCTCCGGAATGTGGACACTGAAAACGGCCAGGTACAGGAGCAGCAGGGTCTGGTTCACCTGGAATCAAAATATGAATTACTTCCAACgtagtgtttagtgttttaCCAAGACCCAATTCAGAAACAGACcattatattaatta
This genomic window contains:
- the fbxl18 gene encoding F-box/LRR-repeat protein 18 isoform X1 — protein: MDGHSAQGACEEEGERSADSVGLLNLSDEILLCILYQLPVCDLLLNVANVCHKLRMLCYDKTLLSQVCLSDHYLANDMMVVRTIEKLSNHVQSLSLNSCYWLSGSTLKHLSRCRQLTQLDVTGCKLTTIRLSHLLSSLSLLRCLAFDVTSNFSSSQLSSEAVDTLSGLSELRQSLLTPSYGVVPYCAQLRKLMLQFDISDVTREGVGVSCQLMVGQSSVPHYQQLEEFTARLAPGEVNQTLLLLYLAVFSVHIPERLRVFLVSIPGPNPAHWPSARTLAQSLGQRGDLEALQLPRTWLDPPSLKLALGGNSPHHLSFSRCPALWPQVFQLLLEGGVTDPTQLSSLNLSGINHVLYSDCRNIDDQLLASTMSRLAIGCSNLKHLNLMHTHYHHEKTPGLNNEMHLGSSLANLRKLCSLTLPACALSDGVNSNNSSNTNSPSSLLLGLKKSGRVGLQNYKPDLGQSSSVDSTSGLAQLTMGCTTLEALEIIGPGFVSVLPRLEPCTRSSVEPRGMCAWARGVGDAHIAALEGLKRLRCLTLAGLPGILKGTGLVHMAKHCKNLKVLSLANIGAVKTMNYAPALQETLRHCTQLQELRLEQPYLSANSAFFEALSCCPLLRRLCLISRSGTFDPSAIESFMERCRLVVMCHLFMGGTLVACRTLQKTLIERFSAERPALSVVIYPLHHEDLPSVIRDIPLTLLDTVTLFQSHVAQPPHLSPY
- the fbxl18 gene encoding F-box/LRR-repeat protein 18 isoform X2, with the protein product MDGHSAQANDMMVVRTIEKLSNHVQSLSLNSCYWLSGSTLKHLSRCRQLTQLDVTGCKLTTIRLSHLLSSLSLLRCLAFDVTSNFSSSQLSSEAVDTLSGLSELRQSLLTPSYGVVPYCAQLRKLMLQFDISDVTREGVGVSCQLMVGQSSVPHYQQLEEFTARLAPGEVNQTLLLLYLAVFSVHIPERLRVFLVSIPGPNPAHWPSARTLAQSLGQRGDLEALQLPRTWLDPPSLKLALGGNSPHHLSFSRCPALWPQVFQLLLEGGVTDPTQLSSLNLSGINHVLYSDCRNIDDQLLASTMSRLAIGCSNLKHLNLMHTHYHHEKTPGLNNEMHLGSSLANLRKLCSLTLPACALSDGVNSNNSSNTNSPSSLLLGLKKSGRVGLQNYKPDLGQSSSVDSTSGLAQLTMGCTTLEALEIIGPGFVSVLPRLEPCTRSSVEPRGMCAWARGVGDAHIAALEGLKRLRCLTLAGLPGILKGTGLVHMAKHCKNLKVLSLANIGAVKTMNYAPALQETLRHCTQLQELRLEQPYLSANSAFFEALSCCPLLRRLCLISRSGTFDPSAIESFMERCRLVVMCHLFMGGTLVACRTLQKTLIERFSAERPALSVVIYPLHHEDLPSVIRDIPLTLLDTVTLFQSHVAQPPHLSPY